From a region of the Narcine bancroftii isolate sNarBan1 chromosome 5, sNarBan1.hap1, whole genome shotgun sequence genome:
- the LOC138764914 gene encoding NACHT, LRR and PYD domains-containing protein 3-like isoform X1: protein MAQDPRTAVNADLTFKFTKLLENCKEHHLFKLTQFYRDRLEKAIEEEVKSISSVLKEKQHFSEKDHLKVVEQQSKAYSSKVLFTLVMGKGSAARKVMWESFVKMINRLPKLKRVLKEIHELGTDPADFMKLIRDFPEVPTQLKDIQKKHKEELRKKTEKLRMKTIQANEAVKIFQLVDRYAQLTVVSTIRDLKLVEHELLARGQEHEVWREKHLQKELELIQTDKLFCSSFSRSKSKFGSSTAVIGVPGIGKTTMVQKIVHDWATGKIYHKFQFVFSFKFRDLNDINCRVNLQELILDQYPYLQHLLREIWKFPEEILFIFDGLDEYNTRIDFADNRRNTEPKYMCTDPECWCAVSDIVYGLIQRKLLPGCSVLVTSRPTALNLLERAEIDVWAEILGFDHEERKEYFNKIFEDQTAAAALFKHVEENQILYTMSFNPSYCWILGQTLGPFFMKGKKLHRIPKTITELYSCYICNILKNHSFKKERDVMLKIGEMAFEGISEKNIVFKEGDLIKYNLQPSQFLSGFVMELLERDDTTQSVVYTFPHLTIQEFVAALAQFLTASPEDMKKLFEKAHREEDQRYELLLRFLAGFSSQSNQLLEEFLGEFPSEKIIQVIDWIGEEVHKQLVNTNSKASKRNLLNLFHYLFESQNRPLVKSTVGLVKKVTFSGLQMNPIDCAVLTNVIELCDTIKELDLQNCSIQYDGLQWLGRGLHKCEVLRLRDNKFGDSGVKLLSAVLKEPNCKIQQLMLNVNNLTADCTGDLSSALSKNQSLLELDLSNNKLEDAGMKNLSVFLKNPDSKIQYLRLNANSFTAACINDLSSALSTNQSLISLYLGNNELGDAGVRQFFKDLKNIQELGLENNNLSACCMKDLATTISEYQSLRSLNLSCNNLGDSGLKALSEALKKPNQRLEQLHLCSAKLTASCASDVASVLSISCTLKVLDLGGNKLEDHGMKLLCEALKNNSNSKIQTLQLWKNYLHDSCAEDLVSGLSGVCSLRKLNLSSNFFTDQSVEKFRTLTRNCSSLKIIDLDDNKFSSEGRDRLLSLRNYRSRMTVIV from the exons ATGGCCCAAGATCCAAGAACTGCAGTGAATGCAG ATCTGACCTTTAAGTTCACTAAACttttggaaaattgcaaagaaCATCATCTGTTCAAATTAACGCAATTCTACCGGGACCGATTAGAAAAGGCAATTGAGGAAGAGGTGAAATCAATCAGCTCTGTGTTGAAAGAGAAGCAGCATTTCAGTGAAAAAGACCACTTG AAAGTGGTGGAGCAACAGAGCAAGGCCTATAGTTCCAAAGTTCTTTTCACTCTTGTGATGGGAAAAGGCTCTGCTGCCCGAAAAGTTATGTGGGAATCCTTTGTGAAAATGATAAATAGATTACCAAAGTTGAAGAGAGTGCTAAAAGAGATACATGAATTGG GCACTGATCCAGCGGATTTCATGAAATTAATCCGTGATTTTCCTGAAGTTCCCACTCAACTGAAAG ATATTCAAAAGAAACACAAGGAAGAGCTCaggaaaaaaactgaaaaacTGAGAATGAAGACAATTCAGGCAAATGAGGCAGTGAAGATATTCCAGCTGGTTGATCGATATGCTCAGCTTACAGTCGTTTCAACCATTCGAGATTTGAAACTTGTAGAACATGAACTATTGGCAAGAGGCCAAGAGCATGAAGTTTGGAGAGAGAAGCATCTACAGAAAGAGCTAGAATTAATCCAAACTGATAAATTGTTCTGCAGCAGTTTTTCCCGGAGTAAATCCAAATTTGGGAGTTCAACTGCTGTGATTGGAGTTCCAGGGATTGGAAAAACAACAATGGTACAAAAGATTGTTCATGACTGGGCCACTGGAAAAATataccataaattccaatttgtgttCTCTTTCAAATTCCGTGATTTGAATGATATTAATTGCAGAGTCAACCTGCAAGAACTGATTCTGGATCAATATCCCTACCTTCAACATCTCCTGAGGGAAATCTGGAAATTTCCAGAAGAAATATTGTTTATATTTGATGGTTTAGATGAATACAACACAAGAATTGATTTTGCAGACAATCGAAGAAACACAGAGCCAAAGTACATGTGCACAGATCCAGAGTGTTGGTGTGCGGTGTCTGACATTGTGTATGGTTTAATACAACGAAAGCTACTCCCAGGATGTTCAGTGTTGGTGACCAGTCGCCCAACTGCATTAAATTTATTGGAAAGGGCTGAGATAGATGTCTGGGCTGAAATCCTGGGATTTGATCATGAAGAGCGGAAGGAATATTTTAACAAGATTTTTGAAGATCAGACAGCGGCAGCAGCTCTTTTCAAGCATGTGGAAGAGAACCAGATTCTGTACACTATGAGCTTCAACCCTTCTTATTGCTGGATCCTTGGTCAAACTCTGGGCCCTTTCTTCATGAAAGGCAAAAAATTGCATCGCATTCCAAAAACCATCACTGAATTATATTCCTGTTATATCTGCAACATCCtgaaaaaccacagttttaagAAGGAGAGGGATGTAATGCTGAAGATAGGTGAGATGGCCTTTGAAGGAATCTCTGAGAAGAACATTGTGTTTAAAGAAGGAGATTTGATCAAATACAATCTGCAACCTTCCCAgttcttgtctgggtttgtgatgGAGCTTTTAGAGAGAGATGATACTACCCAGAGTGTGGTATACACATTCCCACACCTCACAATCCAAGAGTTTGTGGCAGCACTCGCACAATTCCTAACCGCAAGTCCTGAGGATATGAAGAAGCTCTTCGAGAAAGCCCACAGGGAGGAAGATCAGCGATACGAATTACTTCTCAGATTTCTCGCTGGCTTCTCCTCACAATCAAATCAGCTCCTTGAAGAGTTCTTGGGAGAATTTCCTTCAGAAAAGATCATACAAGTTATTGACTGGATAGGTGAAGAAGTTCATAAACAGCTTGTAAACACGAACTCCAAAGCCAGTAAAAGGAACCTCCTGAACTTGTTCCACTATTTGTTCGAGTCTCAGAATCGCCCACTTGTTAAATCCACTGTTGGATTAGTGAAAAAAGTTACATTCAGTGGACTGCAAATGAATCCCATTGACTGTGCTGTCTTGACTAATGTCATTGAGTTATGTGACACAATAAAAGAACTTGACCTGCAAAATTGCTCCATTCAATATGATGGACTCCAGTGGCTGGGACGTGGACTGCATAAATGTGAAGTGTTgag ACTGAGGgacaataaatttggagattCAGGAGTGAAACTGCTGTCTGCTGTCCTAAAGGAGCCTAACTGTAAAATACAGCAACTGAT GCTGAATGTTAACAACCTTACAGCTGATTGTACTGGAGATCTCTCCTCTGCTCTCAGTAAAAATCAATCACTGCTGGAACTGGACCTGAGTAATAACAAATTAGAAGATGCAGGGATGAAAAATCTGTCTGTTTTCTTGAAGAACCCAGACAGTAAAATACAATACCTGAG actGAATGCTAACAGTTTCACAGCTGCTTGCATCAATGATCTTTCCTCTGCCCTCAGTACAAACCAGTCACTGATATCTCTGTATCTGGGGAATAATGAGTTGGGTGATGCTGGGGTGCGACAATTCTTCAAGGATCTGAAGAACATACAGGAATTGGG TCTGGAAAATAACAATCTCTCTGCTTGCTGCATGAAGGACCTTGCTACCACTATCAGTGAGTACCAGTCACTGAGATCTCTGAACTTAAGTTGTAATAACCTGGGGGATTCAGGGCTGAAAGCACTCTCTGAAGCTCTGAAGAAACCTAACCAAAGGCTAGAGCAATTGCA TCTTTGCTCAGCTAAGCTCACAGCTTCTTGTGCCAGTGATGTTGCATCTGTGCTCAGTATAAGCTGCACACTGAAGGTTTTGGACCTGGGTGGTAATAAACTAGAAGATCACGGCATGAAATTGCTGTGTGAGGCTTTGAAGAACAACTCAAACTCTAAAATACAAACACTACA GTTATGGAAAAATTACCTTCATGATTCATGTGCTGAAGATCTTGTCTCTGGTCTCTCTGGAGTCTGCTCATTGAGGAAGCTGAACCTTTCATCTAACTTCTTTACAGACCAATCTGTTGAAAAATTCCGAACCCTCACAAGGAACTGCAGCAGCTTGAAAATTATTGA CCTGGATGATAATAAGTTCAGTTCAGAGGGGCGTGACCGCCTGCTGTCGCTGCGGAACTACAGATCCAGAATGACAGTGATTGTGTGA
- the LOC138764914 gene encoding NACHT, LRR and PYD domains-containing protein 3-like isoform X3, translating to MAQDPRTAVNADLTFKFTKLLENCKEHHLFKLTQFYRDRLEKAIEEEVKSISSVLKEKQHFSEKDHLKVVEQQSKAYSSKVLFTLVMGKGSAARKVMWESFVKMINRLPKLKRVLKEIHELGTDPADFMKLIRDFPEVPTQLKDIQKKHKEELRKKTEKLRMKTIQANEAVKIFQLVDRYAQLTVVSTIRDLKLVEHELLARGQEHEVWREKHLQKELELIQTDKLFCSSFSRSKSKFGSSTAVIGVPGIGKTTMVQKIVHDWATGKIYHKFQFVFSFKFRDLNDINCRVNLQELILDQYPYLQHLLREIWKFPEEILFIFDGLDEYNTRIDFADNRRNTEPKYMCTDPECWCAVSDIVYGLIQRKLLPGCSVLVTSRPTALNLLERAEIDVWAEILGFDHEERKEYFNKIFEDQTAAAALFKHVEENQILYTMSFNPSYCWILGQTLGPFFMKGKKLHRIPKTITELYSCYICNILKNHSFKKERDVMLKIGEMAFEGISEKNIVFKEGDLIKYNLQPSQFLSGFVMELLERDDTTQSVVYTFPHLTIQEFVAALAQFLTASPEDMKKLFEKAHREEDQRYELLLRFLAGFSSQSNQLLEEFLGEFPSEKIIQVIDWIGEEVHKQLVNTNSKASKRNLLNLFHYLFESQNRPLVKSTVGLVKKVTFSGLQMNPIDCAVLTNVIELCDTIKELDLQNCSIQYDGLQWLGRGLHKCEVLRLRDNKFGDSGVKLLSAVLKEPNCKIQQLMLNVNNLTADCTGDLSSALSKNQSLLELDLSNNKLEDAGMKNLSVFLKNPDSKIQYLSTNQSLISLYLGNNELGDAGVRQFFKDLKNIQELGLENNNLSACCMKDLATTISEYQSLRSLNLSCNNLGDSGLKALSEALKKPNQRLEQLHLCSAKLTASCASDVASVLSISCTLKVLDLGGNKLEDHGMKLLCEALKNNSNSKIQTLQLWKNYLHDSCAEDLVSGLSGVCSLRKLNLSSNFFTDQSVEKFRTLTRNCSSLKIIDLDDNKFSSEGRDRLLSLRNYRSRMTVIV from the exons ATGGCCCAAGATCCAAGAACTGCAGTGAATGCAG ATCTGACCTTTAAGTTCACTAAACttttggaaaattgcaaagaaCATCATCTGTTCAAATTAACGCAATTCTACCGGGACCGATTAGAAAAGGCAATTGAGGAAGAGGTGAAATCAATCAGCTCTGTGTTGAAAGAGAAGCAGCATTTCAGTGAAAAAGACCACTTG AAAGTGGTGGAGCAACAGAGCAAGGCCTATAGTTCCAAAGTTCTTTTCACTCTTGTGATGGGAAAAGGCTCTGCTGCCCGAAAAGTTATGTGGGAATCCTTTGTGAAAATGATAAATAGATTACCAAAGTTGAAGAGAGTGCTAAAAGAGATACATGAATTGG GCACTGATCCAGCGGATTTCATGAAATTAATCCGTGATTTTCCTGAAGTTCCCACTCAACTGAAAG ATATTCAAAAGAAACACAAGGAAGAGCTCaggaaaaaaactgaaaaacTGAGAATGAAGACAATTCAGGCAAATGAGGCAGTGAAGATATTCCAGCTGGTTGATCGATATGCTCAGCTTACAGTCGTTTCAACCATTCGAGATTTGAAACTTGTAGAACATGAACTATTGGCAAGAGGCCAAGAGCATGAAGTTTGGAGAGAGAAGCATCTACAGAAAGAGCTAGAATTAATCCAAACTGATAAATTGTTCTGCAGCAGTTTTTCCCGGAGTAAATCCAAATTTGGGAGTTCAACTGCTGTGATTGGAGTTCCAGGGATTGGAAAAACAACAATGGTACAAAAGATTGTTCATGACTGGGCCACTGGAAAAATataccataaattccaatttgtgttCTCTTTCAAATTCCGTGATTTGAATGATATTAATTGCAGAGTCAACCTGCAAGAACTGATTCTGGATCAATATCCCTACCTTCAACATCTCCTGAGGGAAATCTGGAAATTTCCAGAAGAAATATTGTTTATATTTGATGGTTTAGATGAATACAACACAAGAATTGATTTTGCAGACAATCGAAGAAACACAGAGCCAAAGTACATGTGCACAGATCCAGAGTGTTGGTGTGCGGTGTCTGACATTGTGTATGGTTTAATACAACGAAAGCTACTCCCAGGATGTTCAGTGTTGGTGACCAGTCGCCCAACTGCATTAAATTTATTGGAAAGGGCTGAGATAGATGTCTGGGCTGAAATCCTGGGATTTGATCATGAAGAGCGGAAGGAATATTTTAACAAGATTTTTGAAGATCAGACAGCGGCAGCAGCTCTTTTCAAGCATGTGGAAGAGAACCAGATTCTGTACACTATGAGCTTCAACCCTTCTTATTGCTGGATCCTTGGTCAAACTCTGGGCCCTTTCTTCATGAAAGGCAAAAAATTGCATCGCATTCCAAAAACCATCACTGAATTATATTCCTGTTATATCTGCAACATCCtgaaaaaccacagttttaagAAGGAGAGGGATGTAATGCTGAAGATAGGTGAGATGGCCTTTGAAGGAATCTCTGAGAAGAACATTGTGTTTAAAGAAGGAGATTTGATCAAATACAATCTGCAACCTTCCCAgttcttgtctgggtttgtgatgGAGCTTTTAGAGAGAGATGATACTACCCAGAGTGTGGTATACACATTCCCACACCTCACAATCCAAGAGTTTGTGGCAGCACTCGCACAATTCCTAACCGCAAGTCCTGAGGATATGAAGAAGCTCTTCGAGAAAGCCCACAGGGAGGAAGATCAGCGATACGAATTACTTCTCAGATTTCTCGCTGGCTTCTCCTCACAATCAAATCAGCTCCTTGAAGAGTTCTTGGGAGAATTTCCTTCAGAAAAGATCATACAAGTTATTGACTGGATAGGTGAAGAAGTTCATAAACAGCTTGTAAACACGAACTCCAAAGCCAGTAAAAGGAACCTCCTGAACTTGTTCCACTATTTGTTCGAGTCTCAGAATCGCCCACTTGTTAAATCCACTGTTGGATTAGTGAAAAAAGTTACATTCAGTGGACTGCAAATGAATCCCATTGACTGTGCTGTCTTGACTAATGTCATTGAGTTATGTGACACAATAAAAGAACTTGACCTGCAAAATTGCTCCATTCAATATGATGGACTCCAGTGGCTGGGACGTGGACTGCATAAATGTGAAGTGTTgag ACTGAGGgacaataaatttggagattCAGGAGTGAAACTGCTGTCTGCTGTCCTAAAGGAGCCTAACTGTAAAATACAGCAACTGAT GCTGAATGTTAACAACCTTACAGCTGATTGTACTGGAGATCTCTCCTCTGCTCTCAGTAAAAATCAATCACTGCTGGAACTGGACCTGAGTAATAACAAATTAGAAGATGCAGGGATGAAAAATCTGTCTGTTTTCTTGAAGAACCCAGACAGTAAAATACAATACCTGAG TACAAACCAGTCACTGATATCTCTGTATCTGGGGAATAATGAGTTGGGTGATGCTGGGGTGCGACAATTCTTCAAGGATCTGAAGAACATACAGGAATTGGG TCTGGAAAATAACAATCTCTCTGCTTGCTGCATGAAGGACCTTGCTACCACTATCAGTGAGTACCAGTCACTGAGATCTCTGAACTTAAGTTGTAATAACCTGGGGGATTCAGGGCTGAAAGCACTCTCTGAAGCTCTGAAGAAACCTAACCAAAGGCTAGAGCAATTGCA TCTTTGCTCAGCTAAGCTCACAGCTTCTTGTGCCAGTGATGTTGCATCTGTGCTCAGTATAAGCTGCACACTGAAGGTTTTGGACCTGGGTGGTAATAAACTAGAAGATCACGGCATGAAATTGCTGTGTGAGGCTTTGAAGAACAACTCAAACTCTAAAATACAAACACTACA GTTATGGAAAAATTACCTTCATGATTCATGTGCTGAAGATCTTGTCTCTGGTCTCTCTGGAGTCTGCTCATTGAGGAAGCTGAACCTTTCATCTAACTTCTTTACAGACCAATCTGTTGAAAAATTCCGAACCCTCACAAGGAACTGCAGCAGCTTGAAAATTATTGA CCTGGATGATAATAAGTTCAGTTCAGAGGGGCGTGACCGCCTGCTGTCGCTGCGGAACTACAGATCCAGAATGACAGTGATTGTGTGA
- the LOC138764914 gene encoding NACHT, LRR and PYD domains-containing protein 3-like isoform X2, whose product MAQDPRTAVNADLTFKFTKLLENCKEHHLFKLTQFYRDRLEKAIEEEVKSISSVLKEKQHFSEKDHLKVVEQQSKAYSSKVLFTLVMGKGSAARKVMWESFVKMINRLPKLKRVLKEIHELGTDPADFMKLIRDFPEVPTQLKDIQKKHKEELRKKTEKLRMKTIQANEAVKIFQLVDRYAQLTVVSTIRDLKLVEHELLARGQEHEVWREKHLQKELELIQTDKLFCSSFSRSKSKFGSSTAVIGVPGIGKTTMVQKIVHDWATGKIYHKFQFVFSFKFRDLNDINCRVNLQELILDQYPYLQHLLREIWKFPEEILFIFDGLDEYNTRIDFADNRRNTEPKYMCTDPECWCAVSDIVYGLIQRKLLPGCSVLVTSRPTALNLLERAEIDVWAEILGFDHEERKEYFNKIFEDQTAAAALFKHVEENQILYTMSFNPSYCWILGQTLGPFFMKGKKLHRIPKTITELYSCYICNILKNHSFKKERDVMLKIGEMAFEGISEKNIVFKEGDLIKYNLQPSQFLSGFVMELLERDDTTQSVVYTFPHLTIQEFVAALAQFLTASPEDMKKLFEKAHREEDQRYELLLRFLAGFSSQSNQLLEEFLGEFPSEKIIQVIDWIGEEVHKQLVNTNSKASKRNLLNLFHYLFESQNRPLVKSTVGLVKKVTFSGLQMNPIDCAVLTNVIELCDTIKELDLQNCSIQYDGLQWLGRGLHKCEVLRLRDNKFGDSGVKLLSAVLKEPNCKIQQLMLNVNNLTADCTGDLSSALSKNQSLLELDLSNNKLEDAGMKNLSVFLKNPDSKIQYLRLNANSFTAACINDLSSALSTNQSLISLYLGNNELGDAGVRQFFKDLKNIQELGLENNNLSACCMKDLATTISEYQSLRSLNLSCNNLGDSGLKALSEALKKPNQRLEQLHLCSAKLTASCASDVASVLSISCTLKVLDLGGNKLEDHGMKLLCEALKNNSNSKIQTLQLWKNYLHDSCAEDLVSGLSGVCSLRKLNLSSNFFTDQSVEKFRTLTRNCSSLKIIELSFSVYSFFQPG is encoded by the exons ATGGCCCAAGATCCAAGAACTGCAGTGAATGCAG ATCTGACCTTTAAGTTCACTAAACttttggaaaattgcaaagaaCATCATCTGTTCAAATTAACGCAATTCTACCGGGACCGATTAGAAAAGGCAATTGAGGAAGAGGTGAAATCAATCAGCTCTGTGTTGAAAGAGAAGCAGCATTTCAGTGAAAAAGACCACTTG AAAGTGGTGGAGCAACAGAGCAAGGCCTATAGTTCCAAAGTTCTTTTCACTCTTGTGATGGGAAAAGGCTCTGCTGCCCGAAAAGTTATGTGGGAATCCTTTGTGAAAATGATAAATAGATTACCAAAGTTGAAGAGAGTGCTAAAAGAGATACATGAATTGG GCACTGATCCAGCGGATTTCATGAAATTAATCCGTGATTTTCCTGAAGTTCCCACTCAACTGAAAG ATATTCAAAAGAAACACAAGGAAGAGCTCaggaaaaaaactgaaaaacTGAGAATGAAGACAATTCAGGCAAATGAGGCAGTGAAGATATTCCAGCTGGTTGATCGATATGCTCAGCTTACAGTCGTTTCAACCATTCGAGATTTGAAACTTGTAGAACATGAACTATTGGCAAGAGGCCAAGAGCATGAAGTTTGGAGAGAGAAGCATCTACAGAAAGAGCTAGAATTAATCCAAACTGATAAATTGTTCTGCAGCAGTTTTTCCCGGAGTAAATCCAAATTTGGGAGTTCAACTGCTGTGATTGGAGTTCCAGGGATTGGAAAAACAACAATGGTACAAAAGATTGTTCATGACTGGGCCACTGGAAAAATataccataaattccaatttgtgttCTCTTTCAAATTCCGTGATTTGAATGATATTAATTGCAGAGTCAACCTGCAAGAACTGATTCTGGATCAATATCCCTACCTTCAACATCTCCTGAGGGAAATCTGGAAATTTCCAGAAGAAATATTGTTTATATTTGATGGTTTAGATGAATACAACACAAGAATTGATTTTGCAGACAATCGAAGAAACACAGAGCCAAAGTACATGTGCACAGATCCAGAGTGTTGGTGTGCGGTGTCTGACATTGTGTATGGTTTAATACAACGAAAGCTACTCCCAGGATGTTCAGTGTTGGTGACCAGTCGCCCAACTGCATTAAATTTATTGGAAAGGGCTGAGATAGATGTCTGGGCTGAAATCCTGGGATTTGATCATGAAGAGCGGAAGGAATATTTTAACAAGATTTTTGAAGATCAGACAGCGGCAGCAGCTCTTTTCAAGCATGTGGAAGAGAACCAGATTCTGTACACTATGAGCTTCAACCCTTCTTATTGCTGGATCCTTGGTCAAACTCTGGGCCCTTTCTTCATGAAAGGCAAAAAATTGCATCGCATTCCAAAAACCATCACTGAATTATATTCCTGTTATATCTGCAACATCCtgaaaaaccacagttttaagAAGGAGAGGGATGTAATGCTGAAGATAGGTGAGATGGCCTTTGAAGGAATCTCTGAGAAGAACATTGTGTTTAAAGAAGGAGATTTGATCAAATACAATCTGCAACCTTCCCAgttcttgtctgggtttgtgatgGAGCTTTTAGAGAGAGATGATACTACCCAGAGTGTGGTATACACATTCCCACACCTCACAATCCAAGAGTTTGTGGCAGCACTCGCACAATTCCTAACCGCAAGTCCTGAGGATATGAAGAAGCTCTTCGAGAAAGCCCACAGGGAGGAAGATCAGCGATACGAATTACTTCTCAGATTTCTCGCTGGCTTCTCCTCACAATCAAATCAGCTCCTTGAAGAGTTCTTGGGAGAATTTCCTTCAGAAAAGATCATACAAGTTATTGACTGGATAGGTGAAGAAGTTCATAAACAGCTTGTAAACACGAACTCCAAAGCCAGTAAAAGGAACCTCCTGAACTTGTTCCACTATTTGTTCGAGTCTCAGAATCGCCCACTTGTTAAATCCACTGTTGGATTAGTGAAAAAAGTTACATTCAGTGGACTGCAAATGAATCCCATTGACTGTGCTGTCTTGACTAATGTCATTGAGTTATGTGACACAATAAAAGAACTTGACCTGCAAAATTGCTCCATTCAATATGATGGACTCCAGTGGCTGGGACGTGGACTGCATAAATGTGAAGTGTTgag ACTGAGGgacaataaatttggagattCAGGAGTGAAACTGCTGTCTGCTGTCCTAAAGGAGCCTAACTGTAAAATACAGCAACTGAT GCTGAATGTTAACAACCTTACAGCTGATTGTACTGGAGATCTCTCCTCTGCTCTCAGTAAAAATCAATCACTGCTGGAACTGGACCTGAGTAATAACAAATTAGAAGATGCAGGGATGAAAAATCTGTCTGTTTTCTTGAAGAACCCAGACAGTAAAATACAATACCTGAG actGAATGCTAACAGTTTCACAGCTGCTTGCATCAATGATCTTTCCTCTGCCCTCAGTACAAACCAGTCACTGATATCTCTGTATCTGGGGAATAATGAGTTGGGTGATGCTGGGGTGCGACAATTCTTCAAGGATCTGAAGAACATACAGGAATTGGG TCTGGAAAATAACAATCTCTCTGCTTGCTGCATGAAGGACCTTGCTACCACTATCAGTGAGTACCAGTCACTGAGATCTCTGAACTTAAGTTGTAATAACCTGGGGGATTCAGGGCTGAAAGCACTCTCTGAAGCTCTGAAGAAACCTAACCAAAGGCTAGAGCAATTGCA TCTTTGCTCAGCTAAGCTCACAGCTTCTTGTGCCAGTGATGTTGCATCTGTGCTCAGTATAAGCTGCACACTGAAGGTTTTGGACCTGGGTGGTAATAAACTAGAAGATCACGGCATGAAATTGCTGTGTGAGGCTTTGAAGAACAACTCAAACTCTAAAATACAAACACTACA GTTATGGAAAAATTACCTTCATGATTCATGTGCTGAAGATCTTGTCTCTGGTCTCTCTGGAGTCTGCTCATTGAGGAAGCTGAACCTTTCATCTAACTTCTTTACAGACCAATCTGTTGAAAAATTCCGAACCCTCACAAGGAACTGCAGCAGCTTGAAAATTATTGA GCTGTCCTTTTCTGTATATTCTTTCTTTCAGCCTGGATGA